A genome region from Solanum pennellii chromosome 12, SPENNV200 includes the following:
- the LOC107005419 gene encoding eukaryotic translation initiation factor 6-2-like isoform X1, with amino-acid sequence MAIRLQFENSCEVGVFSKLTNTYSLVAIGASENFYSVFEDALPENFPVIKTSIGGTRIIGRLCAGNKNGLLLPHTTTDQELWHLRNSLPDRVVVHRIEERLSALGNCIACNDYDSLAHVDLDKFYQETEEMIADVLGVEVLRHTIADNILVGSYCVFSNLGGLVHPHASIEEMTELADLLGIPVKAGTVNRGSEVIAAGMIVNDWAAFCGSDTTATEVAVIDNIFKLQGAQPSLNEIRKSVIDMYV; translated from the exons ATGGCTATAA GGCTTCAATTTGAGAATTCATGTGAAGTTGGTGTTTTTTCAAAGCTAACCAATACCTACTCTTTGGTTGCTATCGGGGCTTCTGAAAACTTCTACAG CGTGTTTGAGGATGCGTTACCTGAAAATTTTCCAGTGATCAAAACTTCCATTGGAGGAACAAGGATAATTGGAAGACTCTGTGCTG GAAACAAAAATGGGCTTCTTTTGCCTCACACTACTACAGATCAAG AACTTTGGCACTTGAGGAATAGTCTCCCGGACAGAGTAGTGGTTCATCGCATTGAAGAGCGGTTATCTGCCCTCGGAAACTGCATTGCATGCAATGATTATGATTCTCTTGCACATGTAGATCTTGACAAG TTCTATCAGGAAACTGAAGAGATGATTGCTGATGTTCTTGGTGTGGAAGTTCTCCGGCATACAATAGCAGATAATATTCTTGTTGGAAGCTATTGTGTTTTCTCAAACTTGGGAGGCTTG GTACATCCTCATGCATCTATTGAAGAGATGACGGAGCTTGCAGATCTCCTTGGTATTCCTGTGAAGGCAGGAACTGTGAACCGCGGTAGTGAAGTGATAGCTGCTGGTATGATTGTCAACGACTGGGCAGCGTTTTGTGGGTCAGACACAACAGCAACAGAAGTGGCTGTTATCGACAACATTTTCAAGTTGCAGGGGGCTCAACCCAGTCTTAATGAGATCAGGAAATCTGTGATCGACATGTACGTTTGA
- the LOC107005419 gene encoding eukaryotic translation initiation factor 6-2-like isoform X2, producing MAIRLQFENSCEVGVFSKLTNTYSLVAIGASENFYSVFEDALPENFPVIKTSIGGTRIIGRLCAGNKNGLLLPHTTTDQELWHLRNSLPDRVVVHRIEERLSALGNCIACNDYDSLAHVDLDKETEEMIADVLGVEVLRHTIADNILVGSYCVFSNLGGLVHPHASIEEMTELADLLGIPVKAGTVNRGSEVIAAGMIVNDWAAFCGSDTTATEVAVIDNIFKLQGAQPSLNEIRKSVIDMYV from the exons ATGGCTATAA GGCTTCAATTTGAGAATTCATGTGAAGTTGGTGTTTTTTCAAAGCTAACCAATACCTACTCTTTGGTTGCTATCGGGGCTTCTGAAAACTTCTACAG CGTGTTTGAGGATGCGTTACCTGAAAATTTTCCAGTGATCAAAACTTCCATTGGAGGAACAAGGATAATTGGAAGACTCTGTGCTG GAAACAAAAATGGGCTTCTTTTGCCTCACACTACTACAGATCAAG AACTTTGGCACTTGAGGAATAGTCTCCCGGACAGAGTAGTGGTTCATCGCATTGAAGAGCGGTTATCTGCCCTCGGAAACTGCATTGCATGCAATGATTATGATTCTCTTGCACATGTAGATCTTGACAAG GAAACTGAAGAGATGATTGCTGATGTTCTTGGTGTGGAAGTTCTCCGGCATACAATAGCAGATAATATTCTTGTTGGAAGCTATTGTGTTTTCTCAAACTTGGGAGGCTTG GTACATCCTCATGCATCTATTGAAGAGATGACGGAGCTTGCAGATCTCCTTGGTATTCCTGTGAAGGCAGGAACTGTGAACCGCGGTAGTGAAGTGATAGCTGCTGGTATGATTGTCAACGACTGGGCAGCGTTTTGTGGGTCAGACACAACAGCAACAGAAGTGGCTGTTATCGACAACATTTTCAAGTTGCAGGGGGCTCAACCCAGTCTTAATGAGATCAGGAAATCTGTGATCGACATGTACGTTTGA